In a single window of the Arthrobacter zhangbolii genome:
- a CDS encoding DUF6457 domain-containing protein, with amino-acid sequence MSTHPDELEQRRLNDWSRRLTQALQILDLEVDPAMLVELGEKSGRTVAPNAGVVSAFMVGYAAGLTTTSGRKSAEEAVKKAADTAFQLAETGLEGPDQPGWKGSAQ; translated from the coding sequence ATGAGCACCCATCCGGACGAACTGGAACAGCGCCGCCTGAATGACTGGAGCCGGCGCCTGACCCAGGCGCTGCAGATCCTGGACCTCGAGGTGGACCCGGCCATGCTCGTTGAGCTTGGTGAAAAATCCGGCCGCACGGTGGCACCCAACGCGGGCGTGGTGAGCGCCTTTATGGTTGGGTATGCTGCAGGCCTGACCACCACCAGCGGACGGAAGTCAGCGGAAGAAGCCGTGAAAAAAGCAGCGGACACCGCCTTCCAGCTGGCTGAAACCGGCCTGGAGGGGCCGGACCAGCCAGGCTGGAAGGGATCCGCGCAGTAA
- a CDS encoding FdhF/YdeP family oxidoreductase, translated as MARKEPRIEDVNEKDIQVESRPKEWAAGLPAVYHSMKPAIEQMGLARALGTTFRMNQKHGFDCPSCAWPDPKDRSPFEYCEEGVKAVTWEATPVVISSDFWAEHSLTELRDRTEYWLGMQGRLTEPLYKPAGEDHYRPVGWDEALDIVARRLKSLDSPHEAAFYTSGRTSNEAAFLYQLFVRAYGTNNLPDCSNMCHESSGWAMGQTIGIGKATVTYEDFGQADLIILMGQNPGTNHPRMLTALENCKRNGGSIVAVNPLPEAGLKRYKNPQKPRGIAGKGTELADQFLQIRLGGDMALLQAISKRVFEAEEKNPGTVLDHEFLEKHCEGLEDLKEHLSFLDDDEVLEATGLRAEEIDELAERYLKAEKVIITWAMGITQQKKGVATIKEIINLLLLRGNIGKPGAGAAPIRGHSNVQGDRTMGIWEQMPGTFLDALGKEFSFDPPREHGADAVETFHRMQDGRIKFFMALGGNLISAISDTQLAEEAMKKTDMSVQISIKLNRSHLVTGKEALILPVLGRTEIDIQETGRQFVSVEDTVCVVHASHGGVDPVSPNLLSEPALVARLGARVIGDRIDADWAGFEKDYDLIRDSISRVVEGCEDYNERIRHEGGFVLPNGPRDSRTFRTPTGKAVLTVNDLEAVQRPEGTLLLQSMRSHDQWNTTIYGHNDRYRGIKGGRHVLFMNAGDITELGLADGQYVDIHGVHHDGVERVLRSFRVVSYPTPKGCVAAYYPEANVLVPMDHVAEGSNTPVSKTVLVRVEAAAGAGAEDKMRRTPAPA; from the coding sequence GTGGCCAGGAAAGAACCCCGGATAGAGGACGTCAACGAAAAGGACATCCAGGTCGAATCGCGGCCCAAGGAGTGGGCCGCCGGGCTGCCGGCGGTGTATCACTCCATGAAACCGGCCATCGAGCAGATGGGTCTGGCCCGGGCCCTGGGAACCACGTTCCGCATGAACCAGAAGCACGGCTTCGACTGCCCCAGTTGCGCCTGGCCCGACCCCAAGGACCGCAGCCCGTTCGAATACTGCGAGGAAGGCGTCAAGGCCGTCACGTGGGAAGCCACGCCGGTGGTGATTTCTTCCGACTTTTGGGCCGAACACAGCCTCACCGAACTGCGCGACCGCACCGAATACTGGCTGGGCATGCAGGGCCGGCTCACCGAGCCCCTGTACAAGCCCGCAGGTGAGGACCATTACCGCCCGGTGGGCTGGGACGAGGCACTGGACATTGTGGCCCGGCGGCTCAAGAGCCTGGATTCCCCGCACGAGGCAGCGTTCTACACCAGCGGACGGACCTCCAATGAAGCGGCGTTCCTCTACCAGCTGTTTGTCCGGGCGTACGGCACCAACAACCTGCCGGACTGCTCCAACATGTGCCATGAGTCCTCCGGCTGGGCCATGGGCCAGACCATTGGGATCGGCAAGGCGACGGTGACCTATGAGGACTTCGGCCAGGCAGATCTGATTATCCTGATGGGACAGAACCCCGGCACCAACCATCCACGCATGCTGACGGCACTGGAAAACTGCAAGCGGAACGGTGGCAGCATCGTAGCTGTGAACCCCCTCCCCGAGGCCGGTCTGAAGCGGTACAAGAACCCGCAGAAGCCCCGCGGCATCGCAGGGAAGGGCACGGAGCTGGCAGACCAGTTCCTCCAGATCCGGCTTGGCGGGGACATGGCCCTGCTGCAGGCCATTTCCAAGCGGGTGTTTGAAGCCGAAGAAAAGAACCCGGGGACCGTGCTGGACCATGAGTTCCTCGAGAAGCACTGCGAAGGCCTGGAAGACCTCAAGGAACATCTTTCCTTCCTCGATGACGATGAAGTGCTCGAAGCCACCGGGCTGCGTGCAGAGGAAATCGACGAGCTCGCAGAGCGCTACCTCAAGGCCGAGAAAGTCATCATCACCTGGGCCATGGGCATCACCCAGCAGAAAAAGGGCGTTGCCACGATCAAGGAAATCATCAACCTGCTGCTGCTGCGGGGAAACATCGGCAAGCCCGGCGCCGGTGCCGCACCCATCCGCGGGCACAGCAACGTGCAGGGTGACCGGACGATGGGCATCTGGGAGCAGATGCCGGGTACTTTCCTTGACGCCCTGGGCAAGGAATTCAGCTTCGATCCCCCGCGGGAGCATGGAGCCGACGCGGTTGAAACCTTCCACCGCATGCAGGACGGACGCATCAAGTTCTTTATGGCGCTGGGCGGCAACCTGATCTCCGCCATTTCGGATACCCAGTTGGCTGAAGAAGCCATGAAAAAGACCGACATGTCCGTGCAGATCTCCATCAAACTCAACCGGTCCCATCTGGTCACCGGCAAGGAAGCCCTGATCCTCCCGGTCCTGGGCCGCACCGAGATAGACATCCAGGAGACAGGCCGGCAGTTCGTTTCCGTGGAAGACACGGTCTGCGTAGTGCATGCCTCACATGGCGGAGTGGATCCCGTTTCGCCGAACCTGCTCTCCGAACCTGCCCTGGTTGCCCGGCTCGGGGCCCGGGTGATCGGGGACCGGATCGACGCCGACTGGGCGGGCTTCGAAAAGGACTATGACCTGATCCGCGATTCCATTTCCCGGGTGGTGGAAGGCTGCGAGGACTACAACGAGAGGATCCGGCATGAGGGCGGTTTCGTGCTGCCCAACGGACCGAGGGATTCCAGGACCTTCCGCACTCCCACCGGCAAGGCCGTGCTGACGGTGAATGACCTGGAGGCTGTCCAGCGTCCGGAAGGGACGCTCCTGCTGCAGAGCATGCGTTCACACGATCAGTGGAACACCACCATTTACGGCCACAATGACCGCTACCGGGGCATCAAGGGCGGGAGGCACGTGCTGTTTATGAACGCCGGAGACATTACGGAACTCGGCCTGGCGGACGGCCAGTACGTGGACATCCACGGCGTCCACCACGACGGCGTGGAGCGCGTGCTGCGCAGTTTCCGTGTGGTGTCCTACCCCACGCCCAAGGGGTGCGTGGCTGCGTACTATCCGGAAGCCAATGTGCTGGTGCCCATGGACCACGTTGCCGAAGGCAGCAACACCCCGGTGTCCAAGACGGTACTGGTCCGGGTGGAGGCTGCAGCCGGCGCCGGCGCCGAAGACAAGATGCGGCGTACCCCGGCGCCGGCGTAA